One genomic segment of Cellulophaga sp. HaHaR_3_176 includes these proteins:
- a CDS encoding ATP-binding protein → MAEIFDNIITLPSAEVQKQTENLVGFQSKFDRIYNNLKLLLDQGSLSDWSKKYHKVDLPIISQLKDKYPLIILAGDAGTGKTISATSIADKMTRELGKEGYFLKLSTRVRGEGMHGEMGKLVNDAFSQLKTQAGKRRLAFLLIDEADAIATTRATGQMHQEEKAAVNTLIQKIDEIREMDGRAIIFMSTNRLHFIDEAILRRAAIVLEFKRPTEEEYKELYAQSLKGLNLTEEELNELAKLSMKDGELGYSFSDVRLKVLPEAVAMAYPHKPLSFDILKETINNVKPSPEII, encoded by the coding sequence ATGGCAGAAATATTCGACAATATTATTACACTTCCTAGTGCTGAGGTACAAAAACAGACAGAAAACCTAGTAGGTTTTCAATCTAAATTTGATAGAATTTATAATAATCTAAAACTTTTACTAGATCAAGGAAGTTTATCTGATTGGAGTAAGAAATATCATAAAGTAGATTTGCCTATCATTTCTCAGTTAAAAGACAAGTATCCGTTGATAATTTTAGCAGGCGATGCAGGTACAGGAAAAACGATATCCGCAACAAGCATTGCAGATAAAATGACGAGAGAATTAGGTAAAGAAGGATACTTTTTAAAACTAAGTACTCGTGTACGTGGTGAAGGTATGCACGGTGAAATGGGTAAACTGGTAAATGATGCTTTTTCACAATTAAAAACACAAGCAGGTAAACGTCGTTTGGCTTTTTTATTAATAGATGAAGCTGATGCTATTGCTACAACAAGAGCTACAGGTCAAATGCATCAAGAAGAAAAAGCTGCAGTAAATACGCTCATTCAGAAAATTGATGAGATTAGGGAGATGGATGGAAGAGCTATAATTTTTATGTCAACAAATAGACTTCATTTTATTGATGAAGCCATATTAAGAAGAGCTGCTATAGTATTAGAGTTTAAACGTCCTACTGAGGAAGAGTATAAAGAATTATATGCTCAGAGTCTCAAAGGTCTAAATTTAACAGAAGAAGAATTAAATGAATTAGCAAAACTATCCATGAAAGATGGCGAATTAGGGTATTCGTTCTCTGATGTTAGATTAAAAGTACTTCCTGAAGCGGTAGCTATGGCTTATCCTCATAAACCTTTATCCTTCGATATTTTAAAAGAAACAATTAATAATGTTAAACCAAGCCCAGAAATAATATGA
- a CDS encoding restriction endonuclease subunit S translates to MKVDFNHIPKGWKKVKIAKKLFFQEGPGVRKWQFTDKGIKLLNVGNINNGKVDLSATDKHLSTEEATGKYAHFLIDEGDLLIACSGIVVDNFHNKIAFAKKEHLPLCLNTSTMRFKALKDDVDLNYFKYYLQTVHFTSQLQKLITGSAQLNFGPSHIKKIDFLLPPLKTQKHIAQILDDAAALRDKTKQLLKEYDLLAQAIFLEMFGDPVINEKGWEENPIGAYINIKHGYAFKSEFFVPKSSYTLLTPGNFNEAGGYKSQGQKQKYYDGDIPNDYILKNGDILIAMTEQATGLLGSVISVPEEGIFLHNQRLGLIEYKKNLNSTFIYTVFNQKNIRARIQMESTGTKVKHTSPKKLMDITIGFPPIKLQNQFAEKITLIDQQKKLAKQELQESEDLFNCLLQKAFKGELV, encoded by the coding sequence ATGAAAGTAGATTTTAATCATATTCCTAAAGGTTGGAAAAAAGTAAAAATTGCTAAAAAACTATTCTTTCAAGAAGGACCAGGTGTTAGAAAATGGCAGTTTACAGATAAAGGAATTAAGCTTTTAAATGTAGGTAATATAAACAATGGTAAAGTAGATTTGTCAGCAACAGATAAGCATTTGTCTACTGAAGAAGCAACAGGTAAATATGCACACTTTTTGATTGATGAAGGCGATTTGTTAATTGCGTGTTCTGGTATTGTTGTTGATAATTTTCATAATAAAATTGCTTTTGCTAAAAAAGAGCATTTACCATTATGTTTAAATACAAGTACAATGCGTTTCAAAGCATTGAAGGATGATGTAGATTTAAACTATTTTAAATATTATTTACAAACAGTTCATTTTACGTCTCAGCTTCAAAAATTGATTACAGGTTCTGCTCAATTAAATTTTGGCCCAAGCCATATTAAAAAAATAGATTTTTTATTACCACCACTAAAAACCCAAAAACACATCGCCCAAATTCTAGACGATGCAGCAGCCTTACGTGATAAAACCAAACAACTACTCAAAGAATACGATTTGCTAGCACAAGCTATCTTTTTGGAGATGTTTGGGGATCCGGTTATAAATGAGAAAGGATGGGAAGAAAATCCGATTGGAGCTTATATAAACATTAAGCACGGCTATGCTTTCAAGAGTGAATTTTTTGTACCAAAAAGTAGTTATACTCTGCTTACTCCTGGAAATTTTAACGAAGCTGGAGGTTATAAAAGTCAAGGTCAAAAACAAAAGTATTATGATGGAGATATTCCTAATGATTATATATTAAAGAATGGAGATATACTTATAGCTATGACAGAACAAGCTACAGGATTACTAGGTAGTGTAATTTCAGTTCCAGAGGAAGGGATATTTCTTCATAATCAAAGACTTGGATTAATTGAGTATAAGAAAAATTTGAATTCTACTTTTATTTATACGGTTTTTAATCAAAAAAATATTAGAGCTAGAATACAAATGGAATCTACAGGAACAAAAGTTAAACATACGTCCCCAAAAAAATTGATGGATATTACAATTGGATTTCCACCAATCAAGCTCCAAAACCAATTCGCAGAAAAGATTACCTTAATCGACCAACAAAAAAAGTTAGCAAAACAAGAGCTCCAAGAAAGTGAAGATTTGTTCAATTGCTTATTACAAAAAGCGTTTAAAGGGGAGTTGGTATAG
- a CDS encoding DEAD/DEAH box helicase family protein, translated as MNSNFQFLKNQFATFHDRAVKAEQLVITDPRTSLVYSRMALEEAINWMYTNDKKLEQQYNTTLHNLLVQAQFKEQFNRKLYNELFIIKNAGNLAAHNKPVNDIDSHKAIEALFYFGKWFIKSYAKEPVSDIGIFDFDYIPKEGGSTLSRKQIKQLQEQLDEELDTYQEQLKTKEAERQQLADENELFKKQIEALQVQIEANKVEANVEDEVNHPCNEAETRKYLIDVALREAGWDLKGINDKEYKVEYMPKSTNVSETGYVDYVLWDDDGLPLALVEAKRTLESASKGENQAQLYADSLEKMHGRRPVMYYSNGYEIFLWDDQFHKQSRRVHGFYTKAELQTAMFRRTHRMDIRTAPIDTEISGRSYQMRAIKSISEHFAGNDKSDGKLIGTNRGALLVLATGTGKTRTSIAFSKLMLECNWAKRILFLADRTSLVDQAKRNFVKHLPEHTSVNLLEEKDNPDARFAFSTYQTMMGLIDRSRDEEARFYGVGHFDLIIIDEAHRSIYKKYQAIFEYFDALFLGLTATPKNSIDKNTYHIFGLADKSPTDAYTFQEAVDNKHLSPYHTIEIPTKFLREGIKYDELSDEEKEEFEEEILDGEEATGNEWISSSELNSWLFNKPTAIETLRYVLEHGIKKRGGDELGKTIIFAKNQKHAQFLKDTFMELDKEQFGNDYVKVITHNEPKAKEFINRFCDEEKERLPQIAISVDMMDTGIDAPSCVNLVFYKPVKSYSKFWQMIGRGSRLRPDLFGAGQDKTHFLIFDLCGNFEFFNENPEGIETSSQKSLTEILFGLRLRLAEYLKNNQFIDDDSLQSFRTELFDGLHKDIATLDLERFDVKMKLEIVHEFGNDNREIWNHLSKRDVKHIEDELAPLVKPQKGDTDLARYYDKLLFTLITKRLETPNSEEYINSFMIPITKVVGTSKKLLKKTTIPAVKSKEALIKLPLEEDFWKVEGIVHLEKLRKGVRELVKYIDPEDQRYVTTDFADYILTDKIKTTNFSGTETPEYTSPFQNNVHRLEQLIRENEDHITISRIRRGETITKEELQALEVILFGGGIDKEAIEKELGSQFSLVQFIISLMGLSPEKVDAAFAKFINDYKLNAVQIEFLDTIKKFLTSNGKIEPSKLYDAPFKNYHSMGIDGVFTEKQADMIFKIVQEFNQAN; from the coding sequence ATGAATTCAAATTTTCAATTTCTTAAAAATCAGTTTGCCACTTTTCATGATAGAGCAGTTAAGGCAGAACAGTTGGTTATTACAGACCCACGTACATCACTAGTGTATAGTCGTATGGCGTTAGAAGAAGCTATAAATTGGATGTATACGAATGACAAAAAACTCGAGCAACAATATAACACAACCTTACATAACTTATTAGTACAGGCCCAATTTAAAGAACAATTTAATCGTAAATTATATAATGAATTATTCATCATTAAAAATGCAGGAAACTTAGCAGCACACAATAAACCAGTAAATGATATAGATTCACACAAGGCAATTGAGGCACTCTTCTATTTTGGCAAGTGGTTTATCAAATCTTATGCAAAAGAGCCAGTAAGTGACATCGGAATTTTTGACTTTGATTACATTCCTAAAGAAGGTGGCAGTACACTTTCACGTAAACAAATAAAACAACTTCAAGAGCAACTTGATGAAGAACTAGATACGTATCAAGAGCAACTAAAAACCAAAGAAGCCGAAAGACAGCAACTAGCTGATGAAAATGAGCTATTTAAAAAGCAAATAGAAGCATTACAAGTACAAATAGAAGCGAATAAAGTTGAAGCTAATGTAGAAGATGAAGTTAATCATCCATGTAACGAAGCAGAGACACGCAAATACCTTATAGATGTAGCACTTCGTGAAGCAGGTTGGGATTTAAAGGGAATAAACGATAAAGAATATAAGGTAGAGTATATGCCCAAATCTACAAATGTATCTGAGACAGGATATGTAGATTATGTGCTTTGGGATGATGACGGTTTACCACTAGCATTAGTAGAGGCAAAACGCACATTGGAAAGTGCGAGTAAAGGTGAAAATCAAGCGCAACTGTATGCTGATAGTTTAGAAAAAATGCATGGTCGTCGACCAGTAATGTATTATAGTAATGGTTACGAAATTTTCTTATGGGACGATCAGTTCCATAAACAATCACGTCGTGTTCATGGTTTTTACACAAAAGCAGAATTACAGACAGCAATGTTTCGTCGTACACACCGCATGGATATTCGTACTGCACCTATAGATACAGAGATATCAGGACGTTCGTATCAAATGCGTGCTATAAAAAGTATTTCAGAACATTTTGCAGGTAATGATAAAAGTGATGGTAAATTAATAGGAACTAATCGTGGTGCACTATTAGTATTAGCTACAGGAACAGGTAAAACAAGAACATCTATTGCATTTTCAAAATTAATGCTAGAATGTAATTGGGCAAAGCGTATTCTATTTTTAGCAGACAGAACCAGTTTAGTAGATCAGGCAAAACGAAACTTTGTAAAGCATTTACCAGAGCATACTAGTGTCAATCTGTTAGAAGAAAAAGATAATCCAGACGCGCGTTTTGCGTTTTCCACCTATCAAACTATGATGGGTTTAATAGATCGAAGTCGTGATGAAGAAGCGCGTTTTTATGGCGTTGGACATTTCGATTTAATTATAATTGATGAGGCACACCGTTCTATCTATAAAAAATACCAAGCCATATTTGAGTATTTCGATGCCTTATTCTTAGGGTTGACGGCAACACCAAAAAATAGTATAGATAAAAACACCTATCACATATTTGGTTTAGCAGATAAATCACCTACTGATGCATATACCTTTCAAGAAGCAGTAGACAATAAACATTTATCACCATATCACACTATTGAAATCCCTACTAAATTTCTTCGTGAAGGGATTAAATACGATGAGTTGTCTGATGAAGAAAAGGAAGAATTTGAAGAAGAAATATTAGATGGTGAAGAAGCAACAGGTAACGAGTGGATTTCCTCTTCAGAATTAAATTCTTGGTTATTTAATAAGCCTACTGCTATAGAAACCTTACGATATGTACTAGAACACGGTATTAAAAAACGAGGTGGTGACGAATTAGGCAAGACCATAATTTTCGCTAAAAACCAAAAGCACGCACAGTTTCTTAAAGACACCTTTATGGAGCTCGATAAAGAGCAATTTGGTAATGATTATGTAAAAGTAATAACCCATAATGAGCCTAAAGCTAAAGAGTTTATAAATCGTTTTTGTGACGAAGAAAAAGAACGTTTACCACAAATAGCTATTTCAGTAGATATGATGGACACAGGGATTGATGCACCTAGTTGTGTTAATCTAGTCTTTTATAAGCCAGTAAAATCATATTCAAAATTCTGGCAAATGATTGGACGTGGTTCACGTTTACGTCCAGATTTGTTTGGAGCAGGTCAAGACAAAACACATTTCTTGATTTTTGACTTATGTGGAAATTTTGAATTTTTTAATGAAAATCCAGAAGGTATTGAAACAAGCTCACAAAAGAGTTTGACAGAGATTTTATTTGGTTTGCGATTACGTCTTGCTGAATATTTAAAAAACAATCAGTTTATAGACGATGATTCACTACAAAGTTTTAGAACGGAGTTGTTCGATGGTTTGCATAAAGATATTGCAACACTAGATTTAGAGCGTTTTGATGTAAAAATGAAACTAGAAATTGTGCACGAATTTGGTAACGATAATCGTGAGATCTGGAACCATTTATCCAAACGTGATGTAAAGCATATAGAAGATGAATTAGCACCTTTAGTTAAACCACAAAAAGGAGATACAGACTTAGCGAGATATTATGATAAATTACTTTTCACGCTAATAACAAAAAGACTCGAAACACCAAATAGTGAAGAATATATCAATAGCTTTATGATACCTATTACAAAAGTAGTCGGGACATCAAAAAAGCTACTAAAGAAAACAACTATTCCAGCAGTAAAGTCCAAAGAAGCATTAATCAAATTACCTCTAGAAGAGGATTTTTGGAAAGTAGAAGGTATTGTGCATCTTGAAAAACTAAGAAAAGGGGTTCGTGAGTTGGTTAAATATATTGATCCAGAGGACCAACGTTATGTAACAACAGACTTTGCAGATTATATTTTGACTGATAAAATAAAAACAACGAATTTCTCAGGCACAGAAACTCCAGAATACACATCACCTTTTCAAAACAACGTGCATCGTTTAGAGCAACTTATTCGTGAGAATGAAGATCATATTACAATATCAAGAATTAGAAGAGGAGAAACTATTACAAAAGAAGAACTACAAGCATTAGAGGTTATCTTATTCGGAGGAGGTATAGATAAAGAAGCTATTGAGAAAGAATTAGGTTCACAGTTTAGTTTGGTGCAATTCATTATATCATTAATGGGTTTGAGTCCAGAGAAAGTGGATGCTGCTTTTGCAAAATTTATCAATGATTATAAGCTAAACGCAGTACAAATAGAATTTTTAGATACCATTAAAAAATTCTTAACCTCAAATGGTAAAATAGAACCAAGTAAGTTATACGATGCACCATTTAAGAATTATCATAGTATGGGTATAGATGGTGTATTTACAGAAAAACAAGCAGATATGATTTTCAAAATAGTACAAGAATTTAACCAAGCCAATTAA
- a CDS encoding N-6 DNA methylase — MREDKIRDKEIFERITNQVWQCANILRNSLDASSFHVILFLLSTYKDEILQHPKYDNHFDWYHQFLDNINKDSFYSKIYQEYVSILQKINPRQLEEVFYCIQQIDEFYLKLNFEEIFEFVLKKTIDFQGKRSGASVQPVEISRLVIELANLDNNAKVYNPFAGLASFGIYLNENQEYYGQEINASTWAIGQLRLKAHNKPFTYGYERDNSIEKWNEFQKFDLIVATPPFKMRIQSHFRSYLTGENYKDVESFLIDKGIHSLSNNGKLITVFSLSFLFSGGRLAKLKRWLIDNDLIDTIITLPSGLLLNTSIPVCILIFKTISSRPGYIKFIDASSFFTKDGLRSKKLEDKAIIDLVNLDEENEYLRYVTTDEIYKNDFDLSVGRYFLRNIQGTKLSAFSSIISGLRAPINEHMKQVQIRNLKDDVFDSVLTSDELENTPIKRGTFRIINESCLLIATRWNTLKPTFFNYTGDPIVISQAVVALRLDESIVNPTFLINEFSSDYIQEQLDSYRVGTVQPMLRKKDLENIIFQLPSMQEQKAKVSGIIELSKRLRKIESEKENILSGIHKEETESSTSLSHILGKPLLSIGSSIEIIQNALSNLDPDWKSYLISQKRQFTLVDAFDSISKNVKYIQELADKNTSLVSVSNFELNELHFLKFLSEFVKDEKKSLNNNISLKLDIHEDIKELMANQVLIKGNPQKLRIVLVNLLDNAKNHAFTNKEMSNKINIEILPFTSNEEEASYFNYDIDGKKSYVEVKVSNTGVSFLKDFALKDYSRKNFAAGITRNRGLGGYEVNEILKAHNEGKNALNIVSNKEDSEYSTTVSFIIPIL, encoded by the coding sequence ATGAGAGAAGATAAAATAAGAGATAAAGAAATTTTTGAGCGAATAACTAATCAAGTATGGCAATGTGCTAATATACTTCGCAATTCATTGGATGCTAGTAGTTTTCATGTTATTTTGTTTCTGCTTTCTACTTATAAAGATGAGATTTTACAACATCCTAAATATGACAACCATTTTGATTGGTACCATCAATTTTTAGACAACATTAACAAAGATTCATTCTACAGTAAAATATATCAAGAATATGTTTCAATATTACAGAAAATTAATCCACGCCAATTAGAAGAAGTATTCTATTGTATCCAGCAAATAGATGAGTTTTATTTAAAACTCAACTTTGAAGAGATTTTTGAATTTGTACTTAAAAAAACAATTGATTTTCAAGGAAAACGATCTGGTGCATCAGTTCAACCTGTAGAAATTAGTAGGTTAGTAATTGAATTAGCTAATCTAGATAATAACGCTAAAGTTTATAATCCTTTTGCTGGTTTGGCCTCTTTTGGTATTTATCTTAACGAAAATCAAGAATATTATGGTCAAGAAATAAATGCATCCACTTGGGCTATTGGTCAATTGAGGCTAAAGGCCCATAATAAACCTTTTACATATGGGTACGAACGAGATAATTCTATAGAGAAATGGAATGAATTTCAAAAGTTCGACCTTATAGTTGCTACTCCTCCATTTAAAATGCGAATACAAAGTCATTTTAGATCCTATTTAACGGGTGAAAATTATAAGGACGTTGAAAGTTTTCTAATCGATAAAGGAATTCATTCCTTAAGTAATAACGGGAAACTTATTACTGTATTTTCACTATCCTTTCTTTTTAGTGGTGGTCGTTTAGCAAAACTAAAAAGATGGTTAATAGATAATGATTTAATTGATACAATTATAACATTACCATCTGGCTTGCTTTTAAATACGAGTATTCCTGTCTGTATATTAATATTTAAAACTATTTCTTCACGACCAGGATATATTAAATTTATAGATGCTTCCAGTTTTTTTACTAAAGATGGGCTAAGAAGTAAAAAACTTGAGGATAAAGCTATCATAGATCTTGTTAATCTGGATGAGGAAAACGAATATCTAAGATATGTAACGACTGATGAAATATATAAAAATGATTTTGATCTATCAGTTGGAAGATATTTTTTAAGAAATATTCAAGGGACAAAACTTTCCGCTTTTTCTTCTATTATTAGTGGTTTAAGAGCGCCTATCAATGAACATATGAAACAAGTCCAAATTCGAAATCTAAAGGATGACGTTTTTGACAGCGTATTGACTAGTGATGAATTAGAAAACACACCTATAAAGAGAGGAACTTTTCGAATAATCAATGAATCTTGTTTGTTAATCGCAACAAGATGGAACACCTTAAAGCCTACGTTTTTTAATTATACCGGAGACCCAATAGTCATATCTCAAGCTGTAGTCGCATTAAGACTAGATGAAAGCATTGTTAATCCAACATTTCTAATAAATGAGTTTTCTTCAGATTATATACAAGAACAATTAGATAGTTATAGAGTTGGTACTGTGCAGCCAATGCTAAGAAAAAAAGATTTAGAAAATATCATATTCCAACTGCCTTCTATGCAAGAACAAAAGGCTAAAGTTAGCGGTATCATTGAGCTCTCAAAAAGATTGAGAAAAATAGAGTCAGAAAAAGAAAATATACTCAGTGGTATTCATAAAGAGGAAACTGAAAGCTCTACATCTTTAAGTCATATTTTAGGAAAACCTTTACTTAGCATAGGTTCGTCAATAGAAATAATTCAAAATGCACTGTCTAATTTAGACCCAGATTGGAAGAGTTATTTAATTAGTCAAAAAAGACAATTCACATTAGTTGATGCTTTCGATTCCATATCTAAAAATGTAAAATATATACAAGAACTTGCTGATAAAAACACGTCATTGGTAAGTGTCTCAAATTTTGAACTAAATGAACTTCATTTTCTTAAATTTTTATCAGAATTTGTAAAAGACGAGAAGAAAAGCTTAAACAATAATATTAGTCTTAAACTAGATATACATGAGGATATTAAAGAATTAATGGCTAATCAAGTTTTAATCAAAGGAAATCCTCAAAAATTAAGAATTGTATTGGTCAATCTATTGGATAATGCTAAAAATCACGCATTTACAAATAAAGAGATGTCTAATAAAATTAATATTGAGATTTTACCATTCACAAGTAATGAAGAGGAAGCTTCTTATTTTAATTATGATATTGATGGTAAAAAATCTTATGTTGAAGTTAAAGTTTCAAATACAGGAGTCTCTTTCCTTAAAGACTTTGCTTTAAAAGATTATTCTAGAAAGAATTTTGCAGCTGGTATTACACGTAATAGAGGTTTAGGAGGTTATGAAGTCAATGAAATATTAAAAGCACATAACGAAGGTAAAAATGCTTTAAACATTGTTTCTAACAAAGAAGACTCGGAATATAGTACTACAGTTTCATTTATAATACCTATACTGTAA
- a CDS encoding class I SAM-dependent DNA methyltransferase, producing MITGQIKQQIDQIWNTFWTGGISNTITIVEQLTYLIFIKDLDETETRNERMAKRLNKEFSPIFGPEQQNFRWKNLKEMDVQARHNIFNNSVDGIFPFIRSLGSEKSLFSTYMKDASFGINKAATLDLVIEKLERVDMSKQDIKGDIYEYLLSKLEGGGTSGQFRTPRHIIKLMTEMMQPTLEDTICDPSVGTAGFLVAAKEYIDKHYSVTEIDKHKSHINKHMFNGTEFDATMLRIASMNLFLHGVEEPNIVDVDAVSKDNTISDAYTLVLANPPFKGTIDKESIAPGLRNVTDTTKTELLFLALMLRQLKKGGRAAVIVPDGVLFGAGKAFKSIRSEIVKNHKLEAVISLPSGVFKPYSGVSTAIIVFTKTDNGGTDNVWFYDMLADGKSLDDKRNLLVEPEVFEAFSFDGVITDDAKELHEKFNLPDILARYPKRNKDTRARTEQSFLVPFKEIKENDWDLSINRYKEIVYEEVEYDAPKVIIDRINELEDSRKDLMSNLKQAF from the coding sequence ATGATCACAGGACAAATAAAACAACAAATAGACCAAATCTGGAATACCTTCTGGACTGGTGGAATATCCAACACCATCACAATCGTTGAACAGTTAACATACCTAATCTTCATAAAAGATTTAGATGAAACTGAAACTCGAAACGAACGTATGGCAAAACGTCTAAATAAAGAATTCAGTCCTATTTTCGGTCCAGAACAGCAAAACTTTAGATGGAAGAATTTAAAAGAAATGGACGTACAAGCGCGTCACAACATTTTTAATAATTCTGTGGATGGTATTTTCCCTTTCATACGCAGTTTAGGTAGTGAAAAAAGTTTGTTTTCCACTTATATGAAAGATGCGTCTTTCGGAATTAACAAAGCGGCAACACTAGATTTAGTCATTGAAAAACTAGAACGTGTAGACATGTCCAAACAAGACATAAAAGGAGATATTTACGAGTACCTTTTATCTAAACTAGAAGGTGGTGGTACATCTGGCCAGTTTAGAACACCAAGACACATTATTAAGTTAATGACAGAAATGATGCAACCTACGCTAGAAGACACCATTTGTGATCCTTCAGTAGGTACAGCAGGTTTTCTAGTAGCAGCCAAAGAATATATAGACAAGCATTATAGTGTTACAGAAATAGACAAACATAAAAGCCACATAAACAAACACATGTTTAACGGTACCGAGTTTGATGCTACAATGCTACGCATTGCCTCAATGAATCTATTTTTACACGGTGTAGAAGAACCTAATATTGTAGACGTAGATGCCGTAAGTAAAGATAATACAATAAGTGATGCTTATACATTAGTATTGGCAAACCCACCATTTAAAGGGACTATAGATAAAGAAAGTATTGCACCGGGTTTACGTAATGTAACCGATACCACAAAAACAGAATTACTCTTTTTAGCTTTAATGCTACGTCAATTGAAGAAAGGTGGTAGAGCAGCAGTAATTGTACCAGATGGGGTTCTGTTTGGAGCAGGAAAAGCATTTAAAAGCATACGTTCAGAAATTGTAAAAAACCACAAACTAGAAGCAGTTATCTCTTTACCTAGTGGTGTGTTTAAACCGTATTCTGGAGTAAGCACAGCCATTATTGTATTTACAAAAACCGATAATGGTGGTACAGACAATGTTTGGTTTTACGATATGCTAGCCGATGGTAAAAGTTTAGATGATAAACGTAATTTACTGGTAGAACCAGAAGTTTTTGAAGCCTTTTCGTTTGATGGCGTGATTACAGATGATGCAAAAGAATTGCATGAAAAATTTAACCTTCCAGATATTTTAGCGCGTTACCCAAAAAGAAATAAAGATACTAGAGCTAGAACAGAACAATCTTTTTTGGTGCCATTTAAAGAAATTAAGGAAAACGATTGGGATTTGTCTATTAACCGTTATAAGGAAATTGTGTATGAAGAAGTAGAATATGATGCGCCTAAAGTAATAATAGACAGGATAAACGAATTAGAGGACTCTAGAAAAGACTTGATGTCTAATTTAAAACAGGCATTTTAA
- a CDS encoding CBASS oligonucleotide cyclase gives MKLNNNELGHFVDKIKLQNENMSKYRDQINNLKSKLEDKIKNDEGTGMKVSKYLLAGSWKKRTILKATGDNPIDIDLVLFVTGDENIQNDLKKVHDYIVRYLEEIYPTKDIHNDVDAEGNTKAITIRFSGSGLEVDIVPVVPLSSLENYVWQPQRGGGGKYITSVENHLDFSLSLRKANPSYTSIVRALKWWKNEKELYPYEDEGGISSFAIELIVGYLDLTKGIETNIEEAIIRFFQFLSESTFPDIQFTHAINNIPYYNSAIYIADDTNNENNAAKKINNSKWNEIKEEAAEAFDTLNLAQDRNNEGDTINEWKSVFGPTFNIK, from the coding sequence ATGAAGTTAAATAATAATGAGTTAGGTCATTTTGTAGATAAAATAAAACTACAAAATGAAAACATGTCGAAATACCGTGATCAGATTAATAACCTGAAATCCAAGCTAGAAGACAAAATTAAAAATGACGAAGGTACGGGGATGAAAGTATCTAAATACTTGCTTGCCGGTTCCTGGAAAAAGCGTACAATTTTAAAAGCTACAGGCGATAATCCAATAGATATAGATTTAGTGCTTTTCGTTACAGGTGATGAGAATATCCAGAACGATCTTAAAAAAGTTCATGACTATATTGTTAGATACCTTGAAGAAATATACCCTACAAAAGATATACATAACGATGTTGATGCAGAGGGTAATACAAAAGCAATCACGATAAGGTTTAGTGGTTCTGGTTTAGAAGTAGATATTGTTCCGGTCGTACCTCTAAGTAGTCTAGAAAATTATGTTTGGCAACCACAGCGTGGAGGTGGTGGTAAATATATAACTAGTGTAGAGAATCATCTTGATTTTTCTCTAAGCCTAAGAAAAGCTAATCCAAGTTATACATCCATAGTAAGAGCTCTTAAATGGTGGAAAAATGAGAAAGAACTTTATCCCTATGAAGATGAGGGTGGTATTTCCTCTTTCGCTATTGAATTAATAGTAGGTTATTTAGATTTAACTAAAGGTATTGAGACAAATATAGAAGAAGCTATAATTAGATTTTTCCAATTCTTAAGCGAATCAACATTTCCAGACATACAATTTACGCATGCAATAAATAATATTCCTTACTACAATTCAGCTATTTATATAGCAGATGACACAAATAATGAAAACAATGCGGCTAAGAAAATAAATAATTCCAAATGGAATGAAATCAAAGAAGAAGCTGCAGAAGCATTTGACACTCTAAATCTAGCTCAAGATAGAAATAATGAGGGTGATACCATTAATGAATGGAAATCTGTTTTTGGTCCAACATTTAACATAAAATAA